Proteins from one Aspergillus nidulans FGSC A4 chromosome VIII genomic window:
- a CDS encoding chromatin-remodeling ATPase CHD1 (transcript_id=CADANIAT00001368), with amino-acid sequence MVIPSTSEPGVTSAFANGYSVSPVTDAAGLHNELAANDHGNTVFQSPEDDAVSESSDNADPADDSYNTDSPDAEGEDDESGTENSAKASSPPVAENSSSPQTTRGTKRKSPSVDDADFIRQNPDLYGLRRSGRARTTRRVAESSSESESDDVAPRSKRRRPLASQISKAPTRSATQSTFSDDSDSDEYGGSRARASKAKRRRLLQASANNVPSHAEVRFSTRNAAKVSNYNEDDDDSMFEDDADDLTPNYWVNTVEDDRPAIDIVLNHRPKPGVDPSDPDIDRHQFEFYIKWQEKSHYHATWETTESLANCRSTRRLDNYVRKVLAEDLRLNYDEGVPPEDREKWNLDRERDVDAIEDHKIVERVIAMREGEDGTEYLVKWKRLFYDSCTWESEELISNIAQREIDRFLDRSSRPPVSDKKESHPSSRKPFEPIKGTPSFLHNGQLKEFQVKGVNFMAFNWVKNRNVVLADEMGLGKTVQTVAFISWLRHVRRQQGPFVVVVPLSTMPSWAETFDNWSPDLNYVVYNGNEASRNVLKEYELMVDGNPRRPKFNVLLTTYEYVLVDSSFLSQFNWQFMAVDEAHRLKNRDSQLYIKLQEFNSPARLLITGTPIQNNLAELSALLDFLNPGLVNVDADMDLNSEAASEKLAELTKAISPFMLRRTKTKVESDLPPKTEKIIRVELSDVQLEYYKNILTKNYAALNEGTKGQKQSLLNIMMELKKASNHPFMFPSAETKILEGSTRREDVLRALITSSGKMMLLDQLLAKLKRDGHRVLIFSQMVKMLDILGDYMEYRGYTYQRLDGTIPSASRRLAIEHYNAPDSSDFAFILSTRAGGLGINLMTADTVILFDSDWNPQADLQAMARAHRIGQTKPVSVYRLVSKDTVEEEVIERARNKLLLEFITIQRGVTDKEASEIQNKMARGGITLGEPNSTDDISRILKRRGQRMFEQTGNQAKLEQLDIDSVLANAELHQTEQAEGIQADGGEEFLKAFDYVDIKVDDLTWDDIIPKEQLEEIKAEEKKKADEKYLADVIEQNRPRKRIVAGDERDTRAERKAKRQARVQVSMNDDDGDDSEPNAKADPKRPLVEKEYRHLLRAFLRYGDIEDREEEVIREARLTERDRDTVKSALREITDKAAELVREDVARLEALENAGKVLTKKERKAVLFDLHGVKRLNAYTIVERPTEMRVLKEATLAVPDFRNFRVPEATKAPDYSCSWGAREDGMLCVGISRHGYGAWMQIRDDPDLGLGDKFFLEEHRVERKTERLNAEDKSTKSPGAVHLVRRADYLLSILRDKASNGSNTTAKRAVDNHHRNARKSTSRPHASASVSASPAPSLQRKGHREQDRSRHRSHTHGGRDSMERHNTPNRDSRARSINENDRRYRPSDASSEDVRRRKNSENGHSASKEDMSRRFFKPIRDDLKKVADVTKENFPNKAERASELRRLLNKIGDFINSNLQGENTGSLSSLETRLWHYVSVHYWPNKDAGGAKLQEMYHKLIEVHKKSAEHTVASKGD; translated from the exons ATGGTGATCCCATCTACCTCCGAACCCGGGGTCACAAGTGCCTTCGCCAACGGGTATTCGGTATCTCCCGTCACCGACGCTGCCGGATTGCACAATGAACTAGCAGCGAATGACCATGGGAACACTGTTTTCCAATCTCCCGAAGATGATGCTGTCTCCGAGTCCTCTGACAATGCCGATCCCGCGGACGACTCGTATAATACCGATTCCCCCGATGCTGaaggtgaagatgatgagtcTGGGACGGAGAATAGCGCGAAAGCTAGTAGTCCACCCGTTGCTGAAAAttcttcctcccctcaaACAACTCGAGGCACGAAGCGCAAGTCGCCGTCTGTGGATGATGCGGACTTCATTCGACAGAATCCTGATCTGTACGGGCTTCGTCGCAGTGGACGAGCTCGCACGACGCGTCGGGTAGCCGAATCGTCGTCGGAGTCAGAGTCCGATGACGTGGCGCCTCGCTCTAAGCGTCGGCGCCCTCTCGCCTCACAGATTTCGAAAGCTCCTACACGCTCCGCAACGCAATCAACGTTCTCTGATGACTCAGATAGTGATGAGTACGGCGGTAGTCGTGCCCGCGCGAGCAAGGCGAAACGTCGGCGACTGCTTCAAGCGTCCGCGAACAACGTTCCTTCCCATGCCGAGGTTCGCTTCTCGACCAGGAATGCTGCCAAGGTTTCGAACTacaatgaagatgacgatgactCGATGTttgaagatgatgcagaTGATTTAACACCTAATTACTGGGTGAACACAGTAGAAGATGATCGACCTGCGATAGACATTGTGCTTAATCATCGTCCTAAGCCTGGCGTCGATCCGAGCGACCCAGACATTGATCGTCATCAGTTCGAATTCTATATAAAATGGCAAGAGAAGTCTCACTACCACGCGACGTGGGAGACAACTGAGAGCTTGGCCAACTGCCGGAGTACACGTCGGCTTGACAATTATGTTCGGAAGGTTCTCGCCGAAGACCTGCGCTTGAATTATGACGAAGGTGTACCCCCTGAGGACCGAGAGAAGTGGAACCTTGACCGCGAAAGAGATGTCGATGCTATCGAGGACCACAAGATCGTGGAGCGTGTAATTGCAATgcgcgaaggagaagacggcaCTGAATACTTGGTGAAATGGAAGCGCCTATTCTACGATTCCTGTACATGGGAGAGTGAGGAGTTGATTAGTAACATCGCTCAACGTGAGATAGACCGTTTTCTAGATCGATCGTCCCGGCCACCCGTTTCAGACAAGAAGGAGTCCCATCCCAGTTCTCGCAAACCTTTCGAGCCAATCAAGGGAACACCAAGCTTTTTACACAATGGTCAACTCAAGGAGTTCCAAGTGAAAGGTGTCAACTTCATGGCTTTCAACTGGGTGAAGAACCGCAATGTTGTCCTGGCAGATGAAATGGGCTTGGGGAAAACGGTGCAGACTGTCGCTTTTATCAGCTGGCTCCGTCATGTCAGACGTCAGCAGGGTCCGTTCGTTGTCGTTGTTCCTCTATCTACCATGCCATCATGGGCGGAAACTTTTGACAATTGGTCTCCTGACCTTAACTACGTCGTCTATAACGGGAACGAAGCGTCTCGTAACGTCCTTAAAGAGTACGAGCTGATGGTGGACGGCAATCCTCGACGACCAAAGTTCAACGTACTCCTGACGACCTATGAGTATGTCTTAGTGGATTCATCCTTCCTCAGTCAATTCAACTGGCAGTTCATGGCAGTAGATGAGGCTCATCGACTGAAAAACCGTGATTCACAACTATATATCAAACTTCAAGAGTTCAATTCTCCCGCccgcctcctcatcaccGGTACCCCTATCCAAAATAACTTAGCCGAACTTTCGGCCCTCTTGGATTTCTTAAATCCTGGGTTGGTCAATGTTGATGCCGATATGGACCTTAATTCAGAGGCAGCGTCAGAGAAACTCGCCGAGTTGACCAAGGCTATCTCACCTTTCATGCTACGCCGGACGAAGACCAAGGTTGAGTCCGACCTTCCGCCTAAGACGGAGAAAATTATTCGCGTCGAGCTTTCTGATGTTCAGTTAGAATACTATAAGAACATTCTTACGAAGAATTACGCTGCGTTGAACGAAGGCACCAAGGGTCAAAAGCAATcgctcctcaacatcatgatggagttgaagaaagcaagcaacCATCCTTTCATGTTCCCTAGTGCGGAAACCAAGATATTGGAAGGAAGCACTCGCCGTGAAGATGTGTTGCGAGCTTTAATCACTAGCAGCGGCAAAATGATGCTCCTCGATCAACTTCTCGCTAAGTTGAAGCGCGATGGGCACCGTGTTCTGATTTTCAGCCAAATGGTAAAGATGCTGGATATCCTGGGTGATTACATGGAGTACCGTGGCTACACTTATCAGCGACTTGATGGCACAATACCTTCAGCATCGCGTCGCCTTGCTATTGAGCATTACAATGCCCCGGATAGCAGTGATTTTGCGTTCATCCTCTCTACGCGGGCGGGTGGTCTCGGAATTAACCTTATGACTGCGGATACTGTGATCCTGTTTGACTCTGATTGGAACCCTCAAGCAGACCTTCAGGCAATGGCAAGGGCACACCGTATCGGTCAGACAAAGCCTGTCAGTGTTTATCGCCTCGTCTCCAAAGATACCGTGGAAGAGGAAGTGATCGAGAGAGCACGGAacaagcttcttcttgagttcATCACCATTCAGCGAGGTGTTACAGATAAGGAAGCCTCCGAGATTCAGAACAAGATGGCTCGAGGAGGCATCACGCTCGGCGAGCCTAACTCTACCGATGACATCTCTCGAATCCTCAAGCGCCGCGGCCAGAGAATGTTCGAGCAGACCGGCAACCAGGCGAAGTTGGAACAGCTTGATATTGATTCAGTGCTCGCTAATGCTGAATTGCATCAAACTGAACAGGCTGAGGGCATTCAAGCAGACGGTGGCGAAGAGTTCCTCAAAGCATTTGATTACGTCGACATCAAGGTTGACGATCTCACATGGGACGACATCATACCCAAGGAACAGCTTGAGGAGATTAaggcagaagagaagaagaaagccgACGAGAAATACCTAGCAGACGTCATTGAACAGAATCGACCGCGCAAGCGCATTGTTGCAGGTGATGAGCGAGATACCCGTGCCGAAAGAAAAGCTAAGCGACAAGCACGGGTCCAGGTCAGTAtgaacgatgatgatggagatGACTCGGAACCAAATGCGAAAGCGGATCCGAAGCGCCCGCTAGTGGAGAAGGAATATCGTCACCTCCTTCGAGCCTTTCTACGTTATGGTGATATTGAGGACCGAGAAGAGGAAGTTATTCGAGAAGCGCGTCTAACAGAACGCGATAGGGACACTGTTAAAAGTGCACTGCGTGAGATTACCGATAAGGCTGCGGAGTTGGTTAGAGAGGATGTTGCACGACTGGAGGCTCTCGAAAATGCCGGCAAGGTTCTCACCaaaaaggagagaaaagccGTGCTGTTTGACCTTCACGGTGTAAAGCGCCTCAACGCCTATACCATTGTGGAGCGTCCAACCGAAATGCGAGTCCTAAAGGAAGCAACCCTCGCGGTGCCTGACTTCAGAAACTTCCGTGTTCCGGAAGCGACAAAAGCACCTGATTATTCATGTTCATGGGGAGCGCGAGAAGACGGGATGCTCTGCGTTGGTATCTCCCGCCATGGGTACGGAGCCTGGATGCAGATTCGTGATGATCCCGACCTCGGGCTAGGAGACAAATTCTTCTTGGAAGAGCATCGGGTTGAGCGTAAGACGGAGCGGTTAAATGCAGAAGACAAGTCTACAAAGTCGCCTGGCGCGGTACACCTTGTCCGAAGAGCCGATTACCTTCTGTCCATCCTCAGAGACAAGGCTAGCAATGGCTCCAATACTACGGCGAAGCGAGCGGTGGACAACCATCATCGCAACGCCCGAAAGAGCACCTCCCGGCCCCACGCAAGCGCAAGTGTCTCGGCATCTCCCGCTCCTTCACTTCAGCGTAAGGGCCACCGGGAACAGGATCGGAGCCGGCATCGGTCTCATACTCACGGAGGGCGGGATAGCATGGAGCGGCACAACACTCCAAATCGCGATTCTCGTGCTCGATCTATTAACGAGAATGATCGCCGCTATAGACCGTCTGATGCCTCTAGTGAAGATGTTCGCCGTCGCAAAAACAGCGAGAATGGACACTCGGCGAGCAAGGAGGATATGTCACGTCGCTTCTTCAAACCTATCCGTGATGATCTCAAAAAGGTCGCGGATGTCACCAAAGAAAACTTCCCAAATAAAGCAGAACGAGCTTCTGAGCTCCGGCGTCTGCTTAACAAGATTGGTGACTttatcaacagcaacttGCAGGGAGAGAACACTGGttctctctcctctctcgaAACTCGACTATG GCACTATGTCTCTGTCCATTACTGGCCCAACAAAGACGCGGGAGGAGCTAAACTTCAAGAAATGTACCACAAACTGATTGAAGTCCACAAGAAATCTGCCGAACACACTGTCGCCTCAAAAGGAGACTAA
- a CDS encoding C2H2-type zinc finger protein (transcript_id=CADANIAT00001369): MADSPGSPLSSVASDDMSDRDDPKQGVSTPSSNMPPSKRRRTGMASWDRNTPVSTSFQDELPPPPSPSSSISSDTSGEIPNSPNTLSLIGANQDEDYSGFCNDQVTVCRWEGCDFKDLGNMDDLVQHIHNEHVGSRQKKYSCEWSDCTRKGQTHASGYALRAHMRSHTREKPFYCALPECDRSFTRSDALAKHMRTVHETEALRPSDPVPKRHDILSSGGTPVGTPASKLQRIKLKLSHPPRDDSEQYSEGVNDDTAGTEDLDEFEVPEFSSDTGFDDHELEMNPHQLYRLLRRQIHWAEKEGADLKSTWEKIRPKRKQAWLEKEAIFDDLMDAELRLLSTLVSAEGATGQTSVVPANGMPENPAHPIAAAGYQIPP, from the exons ATGGCCGATTCTCCTGGCTCCCCCCTCTCCTCCGTTGCCTCCGACGACATGTCGGACCGCGACGATCCCAAGCAGGGCGtctcaacaccatcatctaACATGCCCCCGTCAAAGCGACGCCGCACCGGCATGGCTTCCTGGGACCGTAACACACCCGTGTCAACTTCCTTCCAGGATGAGCTACCTCCGCCTCCGTCCCCGTCGTCTTCTATATCGTCCGATACGTCCGGCGAAATTCCCAACTCACCCAACACTCTGTCGCTCATAGGGGCAAACCAAGACGAGGACTACAGCGGGTTCTGCAACGACCAGGTTACCGTGTGCCGATGGGAAGGATGTGATTTTAAAGACCTCGGGAACATGGACGACTTGGTCCAACACATCCACAACGAGCATGTCGGTAGCCGGCAGAAGAAATATTCCTGCGAATGGTCCGATTGTACTCGGAAGGGTCAAACGCATGCAAGCGGCTACGCGCTACGTGCGCACATGAGGAGCCATACGAGAGAAAAGCCCTTCTACTGCGCGCTCCCTG AATGTGATCGCAGTTTCACCCGTTCCGATGCCCTCGCAAAGCACATGAGAACCGTACACGAGACTGAGGCCCTGCGCCCGTCTGACCCTGTTCCCAAACGTCACGATATCCTCTCGTCCGGCGGCACACCTGTTGGCACCCCAGCCTCCAAGCTCCAGCGCATCAAACTGAAACTATCACACCCACCTCGCGACGATTCAGAGCAATACAGCGAAGGTGTCAACGACGACACAGCCGGCACTGAGGACCTTGACGAGTTTGAGGTTCCTGAGTTCAGTTCTGACACTGGATTCGACGACCACGAGCTCGAAATGAACCCACATCAGTTATACAGGCTTCTCCGCAGGCAAATCCACTGggcagaaaaagaaggtGCAGATCTCAAGAGCACTTGGGAGAAAATTAGACCGAAGAGGAAACAGGCGTGgttggagaaagaagctATATTCGATGACTTGATGGACGCAGAACTCCGGCTTCTTAGCACGCTGGTCAGCGCGGAGGGCGCCACTGGGCAGACGTCTGTTGTTCCAGCAAACGGGATGCCCGAAAATCCAGCGCACCCTATAGCGGCCGCAGGTTACCAAATCCCGCCGTGA
- a CDS encoding uncharacterized protein (transcript_id=CADANIAT00001370), which translates to MTPQQSWATLVLGFTIFISPLTAFPIPIPAENAIRPETAGEIQARSAVPDPRLIPNETDLMAAILAGLGMQELEKFNKLHTDMNGQDSGATMVIDDSRASTPTVTELENNVDNGKEKGMDTAKDDANAAKDPEGFVDTLFEVLKKKFREAINGSDEIGLV; encoded by the exons ATGACACCACAACAATCATGGGCCACCTTAGTCCTTGGtttcaccatcttcatctcacCCTTAACAGCCTttcccatccccatcccaGCAGAAAACGCTATACGTCCTGAAACAGCGGGGGAGATCCAAGCCCGATCTGCAGTCCCTGACCCC AGATTGATCCCCAACGAGACAGACTTGATGGCAGCCATCCTCGCAGGACTGGGcatgcaggagctggagaaattCAACAAATTGCATACGGACATGAATGGGCAGGATAGTGGTGCGACGATGGTGATTGACGATAGCCGTGCATCTACGCCCACTGTGACGGAGCTTGAGAACAACGTTGACaatgggaaggagaagggcatGGATACAGCTAAGGATGATGCAAATGCCGCGAAGGACCCTGAAGGCTTTGTTGATACGCTCTTTGAAGTTTTGAAGAAAAAGTTTCGAGAGGCGATCAATGGGAGTGACGAGATTGGATTGGTGTAG
- a CDS encoding uncharacterized protein (transcript_id=CADANIAT00001371): MSAQNEPQAEAQSPSSGEEGSSPLGSSLYQTGLQTRQSVLGSAHVNRSLSNSNAFTFPMQEAITEFAWGSIWNRPGLDRKQRSLMNIGILIALNRQLELGVHVRGAVRNGLSELEIREAVMHTLVYCGAPAAMEGMRTVDKVLEELEREGEIKRELK; encoded by the coding sequence ATGTCCGCCCAGAATGAACCGCAAGCCGAAGCACAATCACCATCCTCGGGAGAGGAGGGGTCCTCTCCCTTAGGCTCATCCCTCTACCAAACCGGCTTGCAAACCCGCCAATCCGTCCTCGGCAGCGCGCACGTTAACCGCTCATTGTCCAACAGCAACGCATTCACATTCCCAATGCAAGAAGCCATCACCGAGTTTGCCTGGGGCTCGATCTGGAACCGGCCCGGGCTTGACCGTAAGCAGCGGAGTCTAATGAATATTGGAATTCTGATCGCGCTGAACCGCCAGCTGGAATTGGGAGTGCATGTGCGCGGGGCTGTGAGAAATGGGCTGTCTGAGCTGGAGATCCGAGAGGCGGTTATGCATACGCTTGTTTATTGTGGGGCGCCGGCGGCGATGGAGGGAATGAGGACTGTTGATAAGGTGCTCGAGGAGCTAGAAAGGGAGGGGGAGATCAAAAGGGAGTTGAAATGA